In the Candidatus Methylomirabilota bacterium genome, one interval contains:
- a CDS encoding GntR family transcriptional regulator — MRARAATRRPASLKKGASRAVGRDLFPALAQHQTLEGSAYHDIRRAIVGGRFAPGQRIVAAAVAAAAGVSRIPVMQALRRLEADGFVRITPHKDVVVTGLSPAEFRERFLLMAALEGLCVRESAGKITADLRARLHALQKEIAAARAQQDAARAVHADSEFHRLLWEVSGLPQVIQILQNVWDRGEYYCVIMHARRGGFAKESLAEHGQILKALDAGDPARAAKAMEHHRMRSMQRLQQTT, encoded by the coding sequence ATGCGGGCCCGGGCGGCGACACGGCGGCCGGCATCATTAAAGAAGGGCGCCTCCCGCGCGGTCGGGCGCGACCTCTTCCCCGCCCTGGCGCAGCACCAGACCCTCGAGGGCTCGGCCTACCACGACATCCGCCGCGCCATCGTCGGGGGGCGCTTCGCCCCGGGGCAGCGCATCGTGGCCGCGGCCGTGGCGGCGGCGGCCGGCGTCAGCCGCATCCCCGTCATGCAGGCGCTCCGCCGGCTCGAGGCCGACGGTTTCGTGCGCATCACGCCCCACAAGGACGTGGTCGTGACCGGCCTCTCCCCCGCCGAGTTCCGCGAGCGCTTCCTGCTGATGGCCGCGCTGGAAGGGCTCTGCGTCCGCGAGTCGGCGGGCAAGATCACGGCGGACCTGCGGGCGCGCCTCCACGCGCTCCAGAAGGAGATCGCGGCGGCGCGGGCGCAGCAGGATGCCGCGCGCGCCGTCCACGCCGACAGCGAGTTCCACCGGCTGCTGTGGGAGGTGTCCGGCCTGCCGCAGGTGATCCAGATTCTCCAGAACGTCTGGGACCGCGGCGAGTACTACTGTGTCATCATGCATGCCCGGCGCGGCGGCTTCGCCAAGGAGTCCCTGGCCGAGCACGGGCAGATCCTCAAGGCTCTCGACGCGGGCGACCCCGCCCGCGCGGCCAAGGCGATGGAGCACCACCGGATGCGGTCGATGCAGCGGCTGCAGCAGACAACGTGA